The genomic stretch GCTGCCGGCCTATTCGGAGATCACCATGGATATCGAGGTCGACAATGGCGACAAATGGATGGAGGTGGCCTCTATCTCCCGCCGCACCGATTTCCCGCAGAAAGCCGTGATCACCGCCAAGGGCGGCGCGCGCGAAATCGACGTGCTGGTGGTCGAGATCGCCATCGGGCTCGATCGCTGCATCTACAACTGGGCGATCGCCGACGAACGCGAGGCGGCTGTCACGGCGTGATGCAGGATGGGCGGGGAGCTATCCCCGCCTTGCTCCCCTCCCCCTTGAGGGGAGGGGGTGGGGTGGGGGTCCATCGGTGATCACCGCACCACCCCCTCCCTCATTCCCTCCCCTCAAGGGGGAGGGAGGCGACAACATCGGCCTCGGCGACCCAAGCCGCAGCCACTCAATACCCCTGCCGCTTCAGCAGGTCGTTCGAATAGATATTGTGGAGGCCGATATTCTTGACGTCGCGCTCGCCCATCAGCGCCATGGTGACGTCCATCTCCTTGTTGATGATCTGCAGCGCGCGGGTCACCCCCGCCTCGCCGCCGGCGCCCAGCCCGAAGGCCATGGCGCGGCCGACGAAAGTGCCCTTGGCGCCGAGCGCCAGCGCCTTCAGCACGTCCTGGCCGGAGCGGATGCCGGAATCCATCAGCACTTCGGTGCGGTTGCCCACCGCATCGACGATCTCGGGCAGCACCCGGATCGAGGACGGCGCGCTGTCGAGCTGGCGGCCGCCATGGTTGGAGACGATGATGCCGTCGGCGCCGTTCTCCACCGCCAGCCGGGCGTCCTCGGCATCGAGGATGCCCTTGACCACCACCGGACCGCCGAAGCGCTTCTTGATCCAGGCGATGTCCTTCCAGTTCAGCGTCAGGTCGAACTGCGTCGCCGTCCACTGGCTGAGCGAGGCGAGGTCCACCGCTTCGGTGACGTGCCCGGCAATATTGCGGAAGGTCCGCCGCTTGGTGCCCAGCATGCCGAAGGCCCAGGCCGGCTTGGTGGCGATCTCGAACAGGAATTTCGGCGTGATCGGCGGCGGCGCCTTCAGCCCATTGCGGATGTCCTTGTGGCGCTGCCCGAGGATCTGCAGGTCCATGGTCAGCACCAGCACCGGGCATTTGGCTGCCTTGGCGCGATCGATCAGCCGCTCGATGAACGGCTTGTCGCGCATCACGTAGAGCTGGAACCAGAACGGCTTGGACGTGTTCTCCGCCACATCCTCGATCGAGCAGATCGCCATGGTGGAGAGAGTGAACGGGATACCGAATTTCTCGGCCGCCCGCGCCGCCTTGATCTCGCCATCGGCCGACTGCATGCCGGTCGAGCCGACAGGCGCGATGGCCACTGGCATAGACACCGGCTGGCCCATCATCGTCGAGGCGAGGTTGCGGTTCTCGAGGTTGACGGCGACGCGCTGGCGCAGCTTGATCTTCTCGAAATCGGTGGTGTTGTCGCGATAGGTGCTCTCGGTCCACGATCCCGAGTCCGCGTAGTCGAAGAACATCTTGGGCACGCGGCGCTTCGCGGCCTTCATCAGGTCTTCGATGGTGAGATACTTGTCGAGATTGGCCATGTGCGCCCCGCGGAAACGTTGGCGCTTTCTAGTTCTCTGACATGTCAGTGGTCAATGCGACGTTGGATGTTCTCGTTGACGGTCGGACGTTCATCCTCGCTTCATCGTCACCCGCGCAGGGTCCACCCGTTCTAACGGAGACTCACATGCGCATTGCCACCCTTGCCGCATTCGCCACCCTCGCTCTTGCAGTGCCGGCCCAGGCCGACTGCCTGAGCGACATCAAGGACATCCTCAACCGTTCGATGACGTCCGGGCCCTATGCCATGAGCATCGACTCGCCCGAGATGAAGATGACCTCCAACGTGGTGCCGCCGGGCGGCTTCCACTCGAGCATCGAAACGGGCGGCATGAAGCAGGAGATGATCGTCCTCGACGGCAAGGCCTGGTCCAACATGGCCGGCCAGGGCTGGACCGCGATGCCCGAAGCGGTCGCTGCGCAGATCACCACCACGGTGCTGAACGTCGCCGCCATGAGCGAGCAGATCAAGGCGCCCGAATGCCTGGGCACCCAGAACGTCGATGGCCGTGACCTGCTGGCGTTCAAGTACGACATGTCGATGATGGGGGTCGACAGCAGCAACCAGCTGTTCGTCGACCCGGCTACGGGCCTCCCCGCCATTGCCCAGACCAA from Devosia sp. A16 encodes the following:
- a CDS encoding alpha-hydroxy acid oxidase; translation: MANLDKYLTIEDLMKAAKRRVPKMFFDYADSGSWTESTYRDNTTDFEKIKLRQRVAVNLENRNLASTMMGQPVSMPVAIAPVGSTGMQSADGEIKAARAAEKFGIPFTLSTMAICSIEDVAENTSKPFWFQLYVMRDKPFIERLIDRAKAAKCPVLVLTMDLQILGQRHKDIRNGLKAPPPITPKFLFEIATKPAWAFGMLGTKRRTFRNIAGHVTEAVDLASLSQWTATQFDLTLNWKDIAWIKKRFGGPVVVKGILDAEDARLAVENGADGIIVSNHGGRQLDSAPSSIRVLPEIVDAVGNRTEVLMDSGIRSGQDVLKALALGAKGTFVGRAMAFGLGAGGEAGVTRALQIINKEMDVTMALMGERDVKNIGLHNIYSNDLLKRQGY